A genome region from Amblyraja radiata isolate CabotCenter1 chromosome 32, sAmbRad1.1.pri, whole genome shotgun sequence includes the following:
- the LOC116991091 gene encoding solute carrier family 43 member 3-like: MEKRHVVSRFTNAFAFTQLFNILCAPWNGLILDRHKLMRRGLNAASGSVSSQRLADMQATVLSLALTVILSALFSLTAAIPVPEVQYLTFILFMIMRSFLFGGLTAFIAITFPPCHFGKLYGTTRAVAAIVSLLQYPLFIIVNGPLQGDPLYMNIAFIVLVSLAFVHPINVYIYCQRAKQQRGVSNRV, translated from the exons TCAGCAGGTTTACAAACGCCTTCGCGTTCACGCAGCTGTTTAACATTCTGTGCGCTCCTTGGAACGGACTAATACTGGACAGGCACAAATTGATGAGACGGGGTTTGAATGCAGCCTCAG GCTCAGTATCGTCACAGAGACTGGCCGACATGCAGGCGACGGtcctctctctcgccctcacCGTCATCCTCTCGGCCTTGTTCTCTCTCACCGCCGCCATCCCGGTGCCGGAGGTTCAATACCTGACGTTCATTCTGTTCATGATCATGCGATCCTTCCTGTTCGGGGGGCTCACCGCGTTCATCGCCATTAC GTTCCCTCCATGCCACTTTGGGAAACTCTACGGGACAACACGGGCGGTGGCGGCCATCGTTTCCCTGCTGCAATATCCTCTCTTCATCATCGTTAATGGTCCCTTGCAGGGCGATCCATTGTAC ATGAACATCGCATTTATCGTTCTGgtatccctggcctttgtccacccaatcAACGTCTACATCTACtgccagcgggccaagcagcagagGGGAGTGTCAAACCGGGTATAG